The segment TTTGAATCACCCACCAGATGATGCCGGGAATGATGAACGCGAAACCGAGCATCGAAGCGAGTGGTTTGGGATGATAGCCGAAACTATCCATGCCTTTGGCAGTGAGATAGGTCGAGGTCGAAAGCGTCAGCGTCATAAGTGATTGTTCGAGCGCAAAGACGCGACCTAAGAAACGATTGTCGGTTGAAAATTGTAAAAGGGTTGTTGAAAAGACCCATTGAATGCTGCCGCCCGCGTGACCGCCGATGACGCATAAACAGGTAAGCGCAAAAAACGGTGAGGTCGCAAAGAGCAAATAAAAAAATGTGCTGATGAAAAACGCGACGGTAATCGAACGCCGCATTGTCGGAATTGAGGCGCTCGTTATGGCGCGGGCAATCATCGGCCCAATCAGTGCGCCAAATCCCCGACAACCGTACAAAATGCCAATCGAAGTGCTGCCGTCCGCGCCAATCGGAAAAACCTCTTTGCCGAAAATCGCCAGTAAAAACAGCACGCCGCCGCCTGCTACCCCCCAACCGCTTTTAATCCACATCACCGAAACCACACGCGGGTTGGCTTTCAAATAGCGCGCCCCTTCAACTAAATCGTTGATGCCGGTGGCTTCGGCAAATGAGAGTTTCGATTCGAGGTTCGCTTTTTTTGGCGTCGGCGGAACGCGCGTGATGAGGACGAAAAAGGCGGAAAGAAAAAATGACAGCGCATCGATGATGAATGCCGTATTGCGTCCGAATAAATCGGTGACTATGCCGCCCGCTGCCGCGCCCAATGCCAGGGTGATTGACCAGGTCGCCGAACTGAGCGCATTTGCCGAAACCAGGTCTTCGCGACGCACGATGTTGGGAACCGCAGCCGATTCGGCGGGTTCAAAAAAGGTTGAAAGGATAATCTGTACGGCGCTCAGCGCATAAGCAATCCACACCTGATCGGCGCGCTGAATGAAAAGAAAGCCGAAACCCAATATGCCGCGCAACACATCCGTAACCATCATAATGGTTTTGCGATTGAAGCGGTCGGCAACCACACCCGCAAGCGGCCCGAAAAAAAAGGTCGGCAATAATTTGATGATTAGCACCAGCGCCACCGCTTCGCCTGAACCGGTGAGGTTTAAAAGCAGTGTGGAAAGCGCCACGAAATTGAACCAGTCACCGGCTTGCGAAATGAACCGGCTCATCATGAGATTGCGAAAATCGCAGTTCTCGCGCAGCAATTCAATGAAACCGGTCGATGTATCCGCTTTGCTTTTCATCTTGTCATTCTAGTTGGGCAAAATCTCTCTTTCAATGAATCCGCACGGCAAGGTTTTATATTCCCGATGAGGATGCCGGATTTGCAGTTCGTATTGGATTTTTTAAAGCACAGCCGCGCAAGGTTAAGTTTTATCTTAGGATTGAACGGATGAAACGGATTGGGCAGATTGAATGTATCCGCTAAATCTGCCTCATCCGCCGAGTCCCGGGCGTGAACTTTTATTTTCAAAAACGGACATTCACTTCAAGTAAAACCGCTTGCCCCTGAGACAACAGCGTACTTTTGCCTTTTGCCTTTTGCCTTTTGCCTTCGCTATGATGAGCCAATCAGAGCGGGAACCTGAAGGAAGGCTATGCATATAGAATCTCTGAAAGTATTTTGCGATTTGATTGATACGCGCAGTTTTTCCAAAGCGGCGGCTAAGAATTTCATTTCTCAATCTGCCGTCAGTCAACAGATTCGCGCTTTTGAAGAGAAGTTCGAGCGTCAGCTTGTCGAACGCAGCCGCAAAGGTCTGGTGCCGACCGCCGCCGGTCTCACGTTTTATAAAGGTTGTCGGGAAATCCTCGACCGTTATAACGCGCTCGAAGAAGAATTGAAAACCCTCGGCAATCTCGTGAGCGGGCAGGTGCGGGTGGCGACCATTTATTCGGTCGGGCTTCATGAAATTTCGCCGATTGTTAAGAATTTTATAAAAAATTATCCACAAGCCAACCTGCATATCGAATACAGCCGCGCCAATAAAGTTTATGATGATGTGATTAACGGCACCAATGACATCGGCATCGTCGCCTATCCGAAAGCCCAACCGCAACTTGAAATCATTCCCTATCGCTCGGAACCGCTTTCATTGATTTGTTATCCTGAACATCCGCTGGCAAAACGCAAACGGGTTGACATCGAGCATCTCAAAGATGAGCGGTTGATCGGTTATGAACGCGACATTCCCTCGCGCAAAGCTTTGGATAAAATTTTTCGCACGCAGGGCATCACCCCGAATTATGTGATGGAATTCGATAACATTGAAATCATGAAACTGTATGTTGAATCGGGGCAGGGCATCACTATCTTGCCGGCAACGGTTGCCGAAGCGGAAACCCGCGCAGGAACCTTGAAAGCCGTGAAGTTTACCAAACCTTATATTCGCTCCGTCGGCATCATCTATCGCAAAGGCAGAATTTTCAGCACCGCCGCGCGCAAGTTTCTGGAAATGCTGGTCGCTTCGGCAATGGCGTGATTTTTTGCAGGTGCATTTGTATTATCATCTCCCGACCATAAATCAGCGGAAAAATCTGAGCATTGGTACTTTTCTCTACCAGAGCAGTTGGCGAGGTGTAGACGCTGTCTGTTTCGCTAATATTTTAGAGATGCATTTTTGATTAACCAAACCGTTGCTTTTATGAGTAAAATAGCGCCCCTGACCTGTTCATCCCCGAACAGGGTTTTTGCAGAATCAATCAAGGAGTTTTGGTAATGGATAGCCCCCTCAATACTGCACAGCAATATTTTGAACGCGCGCTTGAACTCTATAACAAAGGGCTACTTGACGAAGCCATCGAACGTTACCGCATCGCCATTGAAATGCGTGATGGCAATTTTCCACGCGCTCACTATTTTTTAGCGCACGCCTTACTTGCCACAGGCAACCCGGAAGCCGCGCTCGAAGCCTTTCAACGAGCTATCGAACAACAGCCCGAAAATCCCGATGCTTATTACCATCTCGGCAACGCCCTTGCCCGCATCGGCAATCACCCGGAAGCCATCAAAGCTTTCAATAAAGCCATCGAACAACGCGGCGGCAATCATGCCTGGGCGCACCACGATTTAGGACTCACCCTGCTGGGAAGCGGGCACGCGGCAACCGCAATCGAGGCGTTTAAAAAAGCCATTGAACAACGCCAGGAAATTTTTCCCAAAGCCTGGCATAACCTCGGCGTCGCCTATGCCCGAAGCGGCAAGTTAGACGAAGCCATTCGCGCGCTTGGCAAAGCCCTGGAGCAACGGCAGGGCGTATATCCCGAAACCCAGTTTGAACTCGGTCGCGTACTCACCGAAAAAGGCGATTTGCAAGCCGCGGTCACGGCGTTTCGCGAGTGTCTGGCGAATCGTCAAAAGCGTTTTCCCGAAGCCCATTTTGAACTTGGTCGCGCGTTTTATGGTCTCGGACAACTCGACGACGCCACCGCTGAATTTCACGCCGCGCTCGCTGAACAGACGCATTACCCGGAAGCCTATCACGGACTTGGTCGTGTACTCGCAAGACAGGGCAACGTTGCGGAAGCCCGTGAAGCTTACCAGGCGGCGATTCGACAGCAAGGGGATTTCCCCTGGGCGTATCACGGACTCGGCAATCTCTTTGCCCGACAAGGAAACCTCACTGAAGCGATCAACGCCTATCGCCAAGCCATCAAACAAAACCCGCTGTTTCCCCGCGCTCATTACGATTTAGGCATGGCGCTCAATGCCCAGGGCGCAGGCGACGACGCTATCAACGCCTTTAACAAAGCCATTGAACAGCGCGGCGGCAATTACCCGGAAGCCCATTATGAACTCGGTCGCCTGTACGCTTTGCAGGAACAGACGTTGCTCGCCGCGCAATCATTTAAAACCGCCATCGCGCAAAACCCGCATTTTCCTGAAGCCCATCAAGACCTCGGCGTCGTGCTCTATCGCAGCGGTAACACGCACGAAGCGATTACCGCCTATCGCGCGGCGCTTGCCCAAAGCAATGGCGATTTTGCCACCGCGCATCATAATCTCGGTCTGGCGCTTCTGGATTTGGCTGAGTACGACGAAGCCATCCGCGAATTGCACCTGGCGATTCAACAACAGACGCGCTTTCCGAAAGCCTATCGCAATCTTGGTCGCGCCTATTATTCGGTCGGCAATTTCGACAGCGCCATCCAAGCCCTGCGCACGGCAGTTCAGCAACGCGAAGGCAAATTCGCCGAGGCTTATTATGATTTAGGTCTGGCGCATTTCAGCAAAGGGCATTTCGACGACGCGATTGCCGCCTTGCAAACTGCCATTGAACAGACCGACGAACGAGCTTTCCCCGAAGCCCATTTCTGGCTCGGCAACGCCCATAGCGCCAAAGGCGATGCGCCAAGCGCCGTGCGCTCTTTTAAAGCCGCGCTCGCCACGCGCGAAGGCACTGCCTATCCCGAAGCCCATTACAGTCTCGGTCTCGCATACGAACAACTCGGCGACCACACCAATGCGATTGCGGCGTATCGTCAGGCGCTTGCTGAAAATGAAAATTTCGCGGCGGCGCATTACAGCCTCGGCAATGCGCTGTTGCGTTCAGGCGCGATTGAGTCGGCGATTATCAGTTTGCAACGCGCCACCGATTTGCAAAACGATATGCCCTGGGCGCATCAGAAACTCGGTCAGGCGTTGCATCAGGCAGGCAGGCTCGACGAAGCCCTTCAGGCTTTGCAACGCGCCATTGCGTTACAGTCCGATTTCCCCGAAGCCAAACTCAATCTTGCGCAATCGCTTTATGCCAACGGCAACACCGCTGCGGCGATTGATGCCTGTAACGAAGTGATTGCCATGAGCAGCCTCGCTTTTCCCGAAGCCCATTATCTGCGCGGGCGGGCGCTTTATGAAATGAATGACCTCGAAGAAGCCGCGCTTGGGTTCCGCACCGCTATCAGTATCAATCCCGAAATGGCTGAAGCGCATCGCGACCTGGGACACACGCTTTATGATTTGGGCGATCTTGACGGCGCAATCAATGCCTATCGCACGACCCTCGATTTGCACCCCGAATACATCCTCGTCCATCACGATTTGGGCGTGACGCTTTGTGAACGCGGGCGCGTCGAAGAAGCGATTACCAGTTTGCGCCGCGCTACAGACAATCCCGAAGAAGCTTTCCCGTTCGCCTGGCATGACCTGGGCGTGGCGCTTTACGATTCGGGTGAAATTGATGAGGCAATACACGCCTTCAATAAAGCCATTGAACAACGGCGCGGACGTTACCCGCAGGCGTTCTACAATCTCGGCAATGCGTTTTATGCGCGCGGCGACGTGGATGGCGCGGTGCAGGCTTATCAAACGGCTATTGACCAACAGGGCGGCAATTTCCCCGACGCTTATCGCAATTTAGGAAATGCGTTGGCGCGACTTGGCAAACTTGATAGCGCCACCGATTCGATTAAACAAGCGATTGCGCAAGGCGATACGGCTGCCGATGCGCACCACGATTTGGGATTGATTCTGTACGGGCGCGGTCAACTGGACGAAGCAATTAAAGAATTTCGTCAGGCGATTGAACTCCGTGATGGCGTAGACCCGGAAGCGCATCGCAATCTCGGTCGCGCGCTTTATCAAATGGGTGCGCTCGAAGAGGCGCGAGTTGAATTTGAAACCGCTATCGCGCAACGCGAAATTCAATCTGCGCCGCGCGCGGCAACTACCGGGTTGCTTTCGAGTGAAGCGACGCTTGATGAGCATAAAGGCGCGACCGCTAATCTGGTCGCCGAACTCAACCAATATGCAACCTATGTGACAGGGCTTTTCCCGGAAGCCCATTTCGATTTGGGGCGTGTGCTGTTTAGTCTCGGTCGAACCGAAGACGCCATCAAACAATTTCGCTTGGCTATCGAACAACGCGACGGTCATTATCCACGCGCCCACTTTGAACTCGGACGCGCGCTCGGTCGCGCGACGGCGCTTGCGGATGCCATCAACGAATTGCAAAAAGCCATCCAACAGCAGGGCGGACGGTTTCCTGAAGGCTATTTCCAGATGGGCACGTTTTATGCGCGACAATCGGATTACGATGCGGCAATCGAAGCTTACCGAACCGCCATTCAACAATCGGGCGGCGTTTATCCACAGGCTTTCTATCAACTCGGAACCGCTTATGTGCGAACCGGAAATCAAAGCGCCGCGCTTGACGCCTTTGACCGCGCCATCGAACAACGCGGCGGTTATTACCCGGAAGCCCATCAGGATAAAGGTCGGGTGCTTTATGCAATGGATCGGCTTGATGAAGCCAACAACGCCTATTCGACAGCGGTTCGTCAGAAAAACGGTAATCATCAGCCGGTTGAAGAAACGCCAGCCGAGATTCCCGAATCGGTCAGCGAAACGTTAGGCAATCGGTTGAGACAAGCGCCCGCGGCAAGTAGCGGCGAAGCAACGATTAAAGTGGAAACCAAAGTGACGAAACCGTCCGAATAAGTGGTTGAGGTTCGGTTTGCCGTTAGAGGAGAAAAAAAGCAATGGAAAGCCTCACCTTACCGATGCTGATTGGTTTAATTGTAGGACTGACTATCGGCTTTGGCATTTGCTGGTTAATTTTTAAACGCCGCGAATCGGTAAAAAATGAATTATCAGAGCGTGACCTGACCAATCATTTTGCTGCCGCAAGGAATCTGGAAACGATTGTTATGCTTGAACATGAAGTTGCTGAAAAATCCGCTAAACTGTCTGCGCTTGACCAGGATGTCAAAACCAACGTGGCAAGACTCACGGCTTTGGAAGAACAATTGACCACCGCACAACACTCGCTCAAAGCCAAAGATGAGGAACTCGCGGTGTTTGAAGAACGCTTGAGAATCAACAAAAGCGACCTTGAATATACCGCGACCTTGGAATCGCGGTTGCTCGAATCCGCAAAAGAATTTCAACTCAAACTGAGCGATAAGGATTTGGAAATTCTGCGACTACAGGAACGCCTCGAAAGCTTTGAAAAAACCAGTCCCGCAGAAAAACTCGAAGCTTTAACTCTTGAACGCGATGCCTTGATTCGTGAAAAAACGCTTGCCCTTGAACAGAAAAATGCCGAAGTTCAGGAACTGCAAAATGCCGTCAACGCTTTGGTTCAAGAATATACTGACGCGAAAGCTGAGATGAGTGGGCAATTGCAAGCCGTCGAAGCCAAACTCGCGGAAAAGGATGCGGAGTTGGAACGCTTGCAAGCGCAACTGGAAATTTTTCAAAAAAGCGATTTGCCGCTTCTTGAATTAGACCGCGAGAGTTTCATTGATGCCAAACTTGCTGACCTCGATGCCACCTATCAAAAAGCGCTTCACGAAAAGGATGCAGAGATTTCGCAACTCCTTGATCACCTGAAGAGCGTTGACAATCTCGGCGCGTTAATGGCTGAGCGCGATGCGAAGTTACAGGAAACCGAAGCCGCATTCAGCGAGTTGCAAAGCCAATATCAAACCCTTGAGAGTGAAACCTCGGCGCGTCAAGCGGCGTTTGCAGCACTCAAAAAACGCGCCGATGAATTTGAACAACTGAGCAAACGAAATGCTGAGAGTTTCGGCATCAAGCTACAGGAAGCAGAAGACCAACACCGTCAATCGCTCGAAGAAAAAGAGGCGGAACTTGCGGAATTGCGCGAGCGCGTCGGATTCGTCGGCGCTTTGCGAAAACAATACGCCGAAAAAGAGGCAGAGTTACAATCGCTTGACGAGAAGTATCAGACGACGTTGAATAACAAAAATCTGGAAATCCATTTTCTCAAAGAACACCTCGATAACCTTGAAAAATTGCAGACCTCTTCGATTGACGAATTGAGAGACAATCAGCAATCGCTGCTCGCCGAACAGGAAAATCGAATTGCCGAATTGGAAGCCGGGCTTATCGAAAAGGATTCGTTGATTGAACAATGGCAGGCAAAAGTTTTTGAACTTGAACAAAGCAGCGCCGGACAAACTGAAACCTCGGATGACGATTTGCGCCAAGAGTACGAAACCCGGTTGCAGGCTAAAGAGACTGAGATAACCGAATTGCTTGAACGCATCACGGCGCTTGAAACGCTATTTGCCGCGCATTCCGAAGAGGTTGATTTAAAGTTCAAGGAGAAAGAGGCTGAACTTACGAAATTGCGCGAAGATGCGCGGGCGTTGGAAGTTTTCGTGGGCAGCCATTCTGAAGAAGTGGATAGGCGATTGCAGGAAGCCCAAGCAAAATATAAGACGGCTGTCATTGCCAAAAATGCCGAGATTTCGCGGCTGCAAATGCGCATCAATCAACTGGAACCGTTCAGCGCCCTAGTGGCGCAACGCGATGCGCGAATTCGCGAAATGGACAATCGTTATCAAACCGCCATCAGCACCAAAGATGCGGAGATTCAACGATTGCAAAACAAACTCCGCGAATTAAACGGCAACGCCCACATGGCTTCGTAAAGCAAAACCGAAATTAAAAACAAAAGGCAAAAGAAAAAACCGATGGTTTGCGCTTTTTCTTTTGCCTTTTTACTTTTTACTTTTTACTTTTTACTTAACCGATGGCGCAACTAAGCGGCACAAATCAACGACAAATTATTCTGCACGCGGTGCTGGCGGGACTGACGCCGCTGATTCCGGTGCCGCTCGTAGATGATCTGGTGAAGAGCTATTTTCAACGGCGCATGGTTCGCAAACTCGCAGCGGCGCATGCTCGCGTATTAAACCATCAAGACACCGAAACCTTTGCGGACGATCAAGACACCGGTTGTTTACGCGGGTGTTTGGTCACTGTGTTGCTATTGCCGCTCAAGGCTATCTTTCGCAAAATATTTTTCTTTCTCGAATGGAAACGCGCCATTGATGTTGTCTCTCACACCTATTATCAAGGTTTTCTGATTGATTATGCGCTTGCGGAAAACTGGTTGAACTGGCGCAGCGCCCAAGAGATTCGCGGCGCTATCGATGAGGTGCTTGCCAGGCTAAACACCAGTTTGATTGAACGCGCTGTAAAAGGGGTTTTCTATCAATCGAAAAGCGTGTTGCAAAATGCGGCGCGACTGCTGCAAAACAGTTTGCGCCGCATCACCCGTCGCCCTTCACAGGAAGAAGTTGCCGAAGTCATCGAATCCATTCAACCCGAAGAAGAACGCGAAGTCGCCGGTCTTGTCGGACAACTCGAAAATGCCATCAACAAAATTCCTGCCGAACATTTCGAGCAGTTGCGCTTGCAACTTGCCAACCGGCTGTTTCCACCCGCAAAGCAATGAGAAAATTCTGCTCATCGAGCGACTTGCAAAAACCATTTCTTGAGGTCGCAGTAAAGCCAATCGCAAATGGCTCTGGTTGTTTATAAATGATTGTGGGGACAAGATTCATTTTTGTCTCCCACAATTTTCTACATAATCAATCGGAAGCTGGTTTATTCAACCGGACGGGCGTAAAGAAATTCATCCGAAAGCGTGTTGTCGGAATTTCTCACCTGAAGTGTAACCGTTTGTCCGGCGGCAATTAAATTTCCGGCTTTTTTGGCGATTAATATGGTGGTTGGGTTGGTTTCATCATTAGCCGTCTTTTTCTGTTTCTCGCCATTTAAAAATATTTTTGCCCCAAGGTCAAAATTTGCGCCGGTGACGATTAACTTTTTTCCGCTCACACTAGCCCCGTTGATGGTTGGCGCAGCCGTTGGCGGGTCAACAACCGTTACGCCTTCCAAAGCGATGTTGAAAATCCCCAAATAACCTTGCCCTTCGGCGTTTAGCGGCAAAAGCATAGCGCTGCGATAGATGCCATCGTTGCTGTTGCGAGTGCCGCGCGCGCTTTTCGAGTTATAAGGCGCATTGGTGAACACCTGGTCGGTCAGGGTGTCGTCAAAAAAGAATTGCGAAGTAAACTCATAGGTTTCCTGAGACCCGGAATAGAGACGAACCTTGAAATGAATGTGAACGGTTCTGCCGGTGTAATAACCCGGATAGATGGTCGTGAATTGAGCAGCGCCGTTGCTGTCTGTGACTTGATAACCGCGCAGGAATTTCTGCCCGATGGTGCTGGATTGTCCCGCGCCGCTCACATCCGAATAAGCGCCCAGCGCATCACAGTGCCAGATGTCAACATAAGCATTGGGAAGCGGTGTGCAACTGCTGCCGGTAACGCGGCTCACATTAAATATCAATCGAAGCGGCACGCCGGTTTTGGTGACGTTGGTAGTCGGGTCCAGGCGAATGTCTGAACGATTGAGTTTTTCATCGACAAAATAGGGTCCTTCGGTTAATGCGGGTCTGACGACGCACGATAGCGATTGCGCTTGGGTCAGGGAGCCGAAAGCGGTTTTCGGTAAGAATCGTTTTGCCGGTTCGCCCGCCCAACCGACTAAAGCGGTGGCTCCTGCCGCGCCGAGTAAACGCAAGGTGTGGCGGCGGCTGATCAAATGTTTAGAGGTCTTTTTATCCACTGAATTGCTCCTTCTATTTGTTGATGCAGCGCGAGGGTTCACGTCGGGAGTCTCGCCTGCTCCGTTGAAATATCTCTCCATTATACGCAGCAACGCCGAAGGCTATCGTTAAGTCTTCGTCAGCGTTTTGTGAAGTTTTGTGAAGCGCAATCGGCGGGTGATGAAACCTGAAGCGACGGGCTGATGCGAACGGCAGCTTGCGTCCCCTATCATGCCTGTGTCATTCAGTTAAGAAAAAGGCTGAACCCGAAGACCACGAAGCAACACGAAGCGTTTAAAATTTATAAGTCTTTATTGCTTTTCGAGTTCTTTGAATTCTTCGCGTTAAAAAAAAATTCAGCAACTTAATGCCCTTGTCCTATGACGCTGTGGACTGGCAATCAAGCGCTTTTTTTCTCTGTGGGATTTTGTTCAATCGGCAAGTTGTGATTGAGCAGGAATTCGATTTTAGGAATCAGGCTGACCGCAACAAAAGGTTTATACAACAGCTCGACCGCGCCGCTATTGATCGCTTCCAGAATGATTGCCGGGGTAATCTGCACGCCCATTAAAAAGACGGCGATCTCATCAGGCAAGTTTTTTATTTTTCTGAGCAAATCAATGCCGGTCATATCGAGCAACCAGAGATTGATTAAGGCAATGTTGAACGATTCGCTGTACAGATGGATTAATGCATCGTGTGCGGTCTGTACCACTACGGATTCATAGCCTTGATGATGCAACAGCGTCTGCAACTCCGCAGCGGTTTGTGGTTCCGGTTCAACGATCAAAATGCGGACGTTTGTCTGAATTGCTGTCATCCTTTGACTCGACTTAAAAAAAACTTTTCATGTCCTGAACGATTAAATCGCTACAGGAAGTTCTCGAAAAATTTGCTGCATTCATTGGAACGCGCCAGTCTGGTAAATCATCGTGAAGTTTGGGTCAAGGCTATGTTAAGTTTTGTGAAGTTGGCGAAATCCTGCTGGACACCCGGCGACAGGCAACGCATAAACTCATGCGCGATTGGCGAATGCGCCATAACTCGACCGTTTAGATTTAGCGAAAGTAGCCGATGAGGTTAAGTGATGAACCGCATTTTGATTGTCGATGATGATTTGGATTTGTGTGAATTGCTGGCGAAATACCTGCAACGCGAAGGCTTTGATTTCGATATGGCGCATAGCGGCAGGCTCGGCGTTGAGCAGGCGCTTGCGGGAAATTATGCGCTGGTGGTTTTGGATGTAATGTTGCCAGGAATCAATGGCTTCGATGTGCTGCGCGAAATTCGCAGCAAATCGAATCTGCCGGTGTTGATGCTCACGGCGCGTGGCGATGATGTTGACCGCATCGTCGGTCTGGAAATGGGTGCCGATGATTATTTGCCGAAACCTTTCAACCCGCGTGAATTGATTGCGCGAATCCGCGCCATTTTGCGGCGCGCAAAACCTGAACCCAGTGATGCCGACTTGACTATCGCGTCCGAACAGATTGCGCTTGGCGATGTGGCGCTCGATAAAGCGACACGTGTGGTGACGCGCAACGGCGAAGCCTTGCCGCTTACCGCCGTTGAGTTTGATTTGCTCGAAGCCCTGTTGCGTTCGGCAGGACAAATCGTCATGCGCGAAGAGTTGGTGAAATCCATACTCGGTCGCAACTTCTCGCCTTATGACCGCAGCATCGACACTCACGTCAGCAACCTCCGCAAAAAACTCGGTCATTTCGTTGACGGCATCGAACGCATAAAAACGATTCGCGGCGTCGGCTACATTTACGCCAAGACCGGCGAGGCATCAAAGGAGTAAAGCGGATGCGCAGTCTGTTTTTTAAAATTTTTATCTGGTTCTGGGTAGCGATGGCGCTCATTGTACTGGTGCATTCGCTTTCGGCAATGATGGTTTTCGATAGCGGGGCGAAAGGTTTCGTCGGCGGACAACTGGCGATGCACGGCGTCGCGGTCGCTGAAATTTATGAACTGCGCGGCAAAGATCAGGCTAATGAATATTTGAAACTATTGGAACGCAACACCCGCACCCGCGCCGGTTTGTTTGATGACAGCGGCAATCGGCTGGCGGGCAGTGAATTGACCGACGATGCCAGAGCCAGTTTGCAAGATGCCATCGCCACCGGCAACGATAGTTTCCGACAGACCGCGAAAACCGATTACCTCGCTAAATGGTTAGAGCGCCCCAACGCTAAGCGATTGATTATTGTCAGCGAGTCCGGGCGTCCGACAGGAGTGCGGTTGCCGTTTATGCCGGGCATCTGGTATGTGCAATTTATCGCGGTGTTTTTCACGGCGGGCGCGCTCTGTTACGGGCTGGCGCGATACTTTACTGCGCCGCTGGTCAAATTGCGGCAGGCGACGCGCCAACTCGCCGCCGGCAATCTTTCAGCCCGTGTAGAGGCGGGCAACCGTCGCCGCGATGAGCTTGCCGATTTGGGACGCGATTTTGATGAGATGGCGGAACGCATTCAATCGTTGATGGATGCCCAACAACGTCTGTTGCATGACATCTCGCATGAACTGCGCTCGCCGCTCACGCGCTTGAATATCGCGCTTGAACTGGCGCGCGAAAGCGACGGCGAAGAAGCCCGTTGGGCGCTTGAACGCATCGCCCGCGAAGCCGACCGCTTGAATGATTTAATCAATCAACTGCTCACCCTTTCACGTCTCGAAAGCCGGGCTTCGAGTCAAGCAAACGAAGCGATTGATTTGAAACGCCTGGTCGAAGAGATTGTCTTTGACGCCGATTTTGAAGCCCACAGCCGCAATCGCGCTGTGCGTTTGATTGCCGCAAGTGATTGCGCGATTTCCGGCAATCAACAACTGCTGCATAGCGCCATTGAAAATGTCGTGCGGAATGCCGTGACCTATACCACCCAAGATACTGTAGTTGAAGTCGCCCTGCGTTGTGAAACGACAGGCGAAAATCACACATCATCACACGCCATCATTACGGTTCTCGATAAAGGGCAGGGCGTACCGCAAGCCGCATTAGCCGATATTTTTCGCC is part of the Acidobacteriota bacterium genome and harbors:
- a CDS encoding tetratricopeptide repeat protein, giving the protein MDSPLNTAQQYFERALELYNKGLLDEAIERYRIAIEMRDGNFPRAHYFLAHALLATGNPEAALEAFQRAIEQQPENPDAYYHLGNALARIGNHPEAIKAFNKAIEQRGGNHAWAHHDLGLTLLGSGHAATAIEAFKKAIEQRQEIFPKAWHNLGVAYARSGKLDEAIRALGKALEQRQGVYPETQFELGRVLTEKGDLQAAVTAFRECLANRQKRFPEAHFELGRAFYGLGQLDDATAEFHAALAEQTHYPEAYHGLGRVLARQGNVAEAREAYQAAIRQQGDFPWAYHGLGNLFARQGNLTEAINAYRQAIKQNPLFPRAHYDLGMALNAQGAGDDAINAFNKAIEQRGGNYPEAHYELGRLYALQEQTLLAAQSFKTAIAQNPHFPEAHQDLGVVLYRSGNTHEAITAYRAALAQSNGDFATAHHNLGLALLDLAEYDEAIRELHLAIQQQTRFPKAYRNLGRAYYSVGNFDSAIQALRTAVQQREGKFAEAYYDLGLAHFSKGHFDDAIAALQTAIEQTDERAFPEAHFWLGNAHSAKGDAPSAVRSFKAALATREGTAYPEAHYSLGLAYEQLGDHTNAIAAYRQALAENENFAAAHYSLGNALLRSGAIESAIISLQRATDLQNDMPWAHQKLGQALHQAGRLDEALQALQRAIALQSDFPEAKLNLAQSLYANGNTAAAIDACNEVIAMSSLAFPEAHYLRGRALYEMNDLEEAALGFRTAISINPEMAEAHRDLGHTLYDLGDLDGAINAYRTTLDLHPEYILVHHDLGVTLCERGRVEEAITSLRRATDNPEEAFPFAWHDLGVALYDSGEIDEAIHAFNKAIEQRRGRYPQAFYNLGNAFYARGDVDGAVQAYQTAIDQQGGNFPDAYRNLGNALARLGKLDSATDSIKQAIAQGDTAADAHHDLGLILYGRGQLDEAIKEFRQAIELRDGVDPEAHRNLGRALYQMGALEEARVEFETAIAQREIQSAPRAATTGLLSSEATLDEHKGATANLVAELNQYATYVTGLFPEAHFDLGRVLFSLGRTEDAIKQFRLAIEQRDGHYPRAHFELGRALGRATALADAINELQKAIQQQGGRFPEGYFQMGTFYARQSDYDAAIEAYRTAIQQSGGVYPQAFYQLGTAYVRTGNQSAALDAFDRAIEQRGGYYPEAHQDKGRVLYAMDRLDEANNAYSTAVRQKNGNHQPVEETPAEIPESVSETLGNRLRQAPAASSGEATIKVETKVTKPSE
- a CDS encoding MFS transporter, which gives rise to MKSKADTSTGFIELLRENCDFRNLMMSRFISQAGDWFNFVALSTLLLNLTGSGEAVALVLIIKLLPTFFFGPLAGVVADRFNRKTIMMVTDVLRGILGFGFLFIQRADQVWIAYALSAVQIILSTFFEPAESAAVPNIVRREDLVSANALSSATWSITLALGAAAGGIVTDLFGRNTAFIIDALSFFLSAFFVLITRVPPTPKKANLESKLSFAEATGINDLVEGARYLKANPRVVSVMWIKSGWGVAGGGVLFLLAIFGKEVFPIGADGSTSIGILYGCRGFGALIGPMIARAITSASIPTMRRSITVAFFISTFFYLLFATSPFFALTCLCVIGGHAGGSIQWVFSTTLLQFSTDNRFLGRVFALEQSLMTLTLSTSTYLTAKGMDSFGYHPKPLASMLGFAFIIPGIIWWVIQRRLDRADAHKLEPSQPVIETGD
- a CDS encoding intradiol ring-cleavage dioxygenase translates to MDKKTSKHLISRRHTLRLLGAAGATALVGWAGEPAKRFLPKTAFGSLTQAQSLSCVVRPALTEGPYFVDEKLNRSDIRLDPTTNVTKTGVPLRLIFNVSRVTGSSCTPLPNAYVDIWHCDALGAYSDVSGAGQSSTIGQKFLRGYQVTDSNGAAQFTTIYPGYYTGRTVHIHFKVRLYSGSQETYEFTSQFFFDDTLTDQVFTNAPYNSKSARGTRNSNDGIYRSAMLLPLNAEGQGYLGIFNIALEGVTVVDPPTAAPTINGASVSGKKLIVTGANFDLGAKIFLNGEKQKKTANDETNPTTILIAKKAGNLIAAGQTVTLQVRNSDNTLSDEFLYARPVE
- a CDS encoding response regulator; this translates as MTAIQTNVRILIVEPEPQTAAELQTLLHHQGYESVVVQTAHDALIHLYSESFNIALINLWLLDMTGIDLLRKIKNLPDEIAVFLMGVQITPAIILEAINSGAVELLYKPFVAVSLIPKIEFLLNHNLPIEQNPTEKKSA
- a CDS encoding LysR family transcriptional regulator: MHIESLKVFCDLIDTRSFSKAAAKNFISQSAVSQQIRAFEEKFERQLVERSRKGLVPTAAGLTFYKGCREILDRYNALEEELKTLGNLVSGQVRVATIYSVGLHEISPIVKNFIKNYPQANLHIEYSRANKVYDDVINGTNDIGIVAYPKAQPQLEIIPYRSEPLSLICYPEHPLAKRKRVDIEHLKDERLIGYERDIPSRKALDKIFRTQGITPNYVMEFDNIEIMKLYVESGQGITILPATVAEAETRAGTLKAVKFTKPYIRSVGIIYRKGRIFSTAARKFLEMLVASAMA